A single window of Leptolyngbya ohadii IS1 DNA harbors:
- the gatC gene encoding Asp-tRNA(Asn)/Glu-tRNA(Gln) amidotransferase subunit GatC, with the protein MLIDRDQVRKVAHLARLDLTETEEEQFTTQLSSILEYFQQLSELDTENVEPTARAIDVSNVTRVDQLQPYPDRELILENAPEREDSMQGEFFKVPQIMGGGE; encoded by the coding sequence ATGCTGATCGATCGCGACCAAGTTCGTAAAGTTGCCCATCTTGCCCGTCTTGATCTGACGGAAACCGAGGAGGAGCAGTTCACCACGCAGCTCAGCAGCATCCTGGAGTATTTCCAGCAGTTGAGCGAACTGGATACCGAAAACGTTGAACCCACCGCACGGGCGATCGATGTGAGTAACGTCACACGGGTCGATCAGCTTCAGCCTTATCCCGATCGCGAGTTAATCCTGGAAAACGCTCCGGAACGGGAGGACTCGATGCAGGGAGAATTTTTCAAAGTGCCGCAGATCATGGGCGGCGGCGAGTAG
- a CDS encoding ISKra4 family transposase (programmed frameshift) encodes MTPEEQERIRACSQEIAEILYRNSDKASLKTLEGIEQTVRQQMLEHVSPEVAPFFVNGAVRPGKGRSRPLKSLVGKLCLQKHQAERLGVKPRSRISGGLEKACLRLSANESFQNAEADIAALTGIAVGHSTQQRLVGRQAWELPEAKQGVSEISIDGGKVRLRDLQDSDSRWRDYKAVRLQGTYYAAFYQDNESLVDYLNAQRLLKPVVCLGDGHEGVWNLFGQIASADERREILDWYHLKENLYKVGGSLKRLKKAESLLWQGQVEQAKALFADCQRKQARNFEAYLDKHRSRIVHYADTQTQQLCSIGSGAVESAVKQIGRRLQISGAHWNRVSVNPMLNLRCAYLNGLLAS; translated from the exons ATGACTCCAGAAGAGCAGGAACGGATCAGAGCTTGCAGTCAAGAGATCGCAGAAATTCTGTATCGCAATAGCGACAAAGCGAGCCTGAAGACGCTAGAGGGGATTGAGCAAACGGTTCGCCAACAGATGCTCGAACACGTTAGTCCGGAAGTTGCCC CTTTTTTTGTCAACGGTGCAGTCCGACCCGGCAAAGGACGAAGCCGACCGCTAAAGAGTCTGGTGGGTAAGTTGTGCTTGCAAAAGCATCAAGCCGAACGGTTGGGAGTCAAGCCCCGGAGTCGGATAAGTGGAGGCTTAGAGAAGGCTTGCTTACGGCTGAGTGCGAATGAGTCATTTCAGAATGCGGAAGCAGACATTGCTGCATTGACGGGGATAGCGGTGGGGCACTCGACCCAACAACGCTTGGTAGGACGGCAGGCATGGGAGTTGCCGGAGGCGAAACAAGGCGTCAGTGAGATCAGCATTGACGGCGGGAAAGTGCGCTTGCGTGACCTCCAAGACAGCGACAGCCGATGGCGGGACTATAAAGCAGTGCGGTTGCAGGGAACATACTATGCTGCCTTTTATCAGGACAATGAGAGCTTGGTCGATTACCTCAATGCTCAACGGTTGCTTAAGCCTGTAGTGTGTTTAGGCGATGGGCATGAGGGGGTGTGGAATCTGTTTGGTCAAATCGCCTCTGCCGATGAGCGGCGAGAGATTCTCGACTGGTATCACCTCAAAGAGAATCTCTACAAAGTGGGCGGGTCGCTCAAACGCCTGAAAAAAGCTGAGTCCTTGCTGTGGCAGGGGCAGGTGGAACAGGCGAAGGCACTGTTTGCCGATTGTCAAAGGAAACAGGCGCGCAATTTTGAAGCCTATCTAGACAAACATCGTTCCCGGATTGTCCATTATGCCGACACCCAGACCCAACAACTCTGCTCGATTGGTTCAGGGGCAGTGGAATCGGCGGTCAAACAGATTGGGCGACGTTTACAAATATCGGGGGCGCATTGGAACAGGGTGTCGGTCAATCCGATGTTGAACCTACGCTGTGCTTACCTCAATGGGCTGCTTGCTAGTTGA
- a CDS encoding peptidoglycan-binding domain-containing protein — translation MNPTSTQLPTLQLGSQGAAVRTLQHLLNQRVSRDYIVAVDGIFSAKTKQAVAVFQYSKLLRRDGIVSAKTWLALETNMPAAMPLIRRGSKGEAVSIAQAILKEGGLYLGCADGNFGTQTEMVVRSFQAHQNLVADGIVGNQTWLALSNLATYLAFD, via the coding sequence ATGAACCCGACTTCAACCCAACTGCCCACACTGCAACTCGGCTCCCAGGGTGCAGCCGTCAGAACCCTTCAGCACCTCCTCAATCAGCGTGTGAGCCGCGACTATATCGTTGCAGTAGACGGTATCTTTAGCGCGAAAACCAAACAAGCTGTTGCAGTGTTTCAGTACAGTAAGCTACTGCGTCGGGATGGAATTGTCAGCGCAAAGACCTGGCTTGCCCTGGAAACCAATATGCCTGCTGCAATGCCCCTTATTCGTCGGGGTAGCAAGGGTGAGGCAGTTTCGATCGCCCAAGCAATTCTCAAGGAAGGCGGACTGTATCTAGGCTGCGCCGATGGGAATTTTGGCACCCAGACCGAAATGGTTGTGCGATCGTTTCAAGCCCATCAAAACCTGGTAGCAGATGGCATTGTCGGCAATCAAACCTGGCTTGCCCTGAGTAATCTTGCTACCTACCTTGCCTTCGACTAA